From one Chthoniobacterales bacterium genomic stretch:
- a CDS encoding endo-1,4-beta-xylanase, with amino-acid sequence MTSKRTAWSALVAIFALCLVLGPESFGESPSTFSQSQIENTLLGRFGNSFALGAAIPDTELTGAERQLLFENFNTLTPENCMKPESLQPTEGNFNFSEADALVEMARDNGLTVNGHTLIWHAQCPEWFFSDAGQPAGRELVIQRMRRHIEAVAGHFTGRVKSWDVVNEAIDDGDDYLRKSKWLTSIGEDYIAEAFIAARKADHDAELYYNDYNIERRPKRDKTLRLIRDLRRRGAPIDGIGIQGHWQLDHIPFEDIEDAIVAFDRLGMKVMITELDIDVVARETSGAEVRRREQDGDDPFVNGLPDDVEQRLAEQYARLFALFLKHQDKITRVTFWGLHDGRSWLNNWPSKRTNHPLLWDRALQPKPALSAVLAIKRSKKEQKAQKPSAGEDGKPAPET; translated from the coding sequence ATGACAAGTAAACGGACAGCCTGGTCAGCCTTGGTGGCTATATTTGCCCTTTGCTTGGTGCTAGGGCCGGAATCTTTTGGCGAAAGTCCGTCCACTTTCTCCCAGAGCCAGATTGAAAACACTCTCCTCGGGCGTTTCGGCAACAGCTTTGCTCTCGGCGCGGCCATACCCGACACCGAACTCACCGGGGCGGAACGACAGTTGCTGTTCGAAAATTTCAACACCCTCACGCCGGAGAACTGTATGAAGCCGGAGTCACTGCAGCCAACGGAGGGTAACTTCAACTTTTCCGAGGCCGATGCTCTTGTGGAGATGGCCCGCGACAACGGACTCACGGTCAATGGCCACACCCTCATCTGGCATGCGCAGTGCCCAGAATGGTTTTTCTCCGATGCCGGCCAGCCCGCCGGCCGGGAATTGGTGATTCAACGCATGCGGCGACATATCGAGGCGGTCGCCGGACATTTCACCGGCCGGGTGAAGAGTTGGGACGTGGTCAACGAAGCCATAGACGATGGCGATGACTACCTGCGGAAATCCAAATGGCTGACCAGTATCGGCGAGGATTACATCGCGGAAGCCTTCATCGCCGCTCGCAAGGCGGACCACGATGCCGAACTCTACTACAATGACTACAACATCGAGCGCCGCCCCAAGCGCGACAAAACGCTGCGCCTCATTCGTGACCTCAGGCGGCGCGGTGCACCCATCGATGGCATAGGCATCCAAGGCCACTGGCAACTCGACCATATTCCGTTCGAGGATATCGAGGATGCGATCGTTGCTTTCGACCGCTTGGGTATGAAGGTGATGATTACCGAGCTTGATATCGACGTTGTGGCCCGCGAGACCTCCGGTGCCGAGGTGAGGCGCAGGGAACAGGACGGTGACGACCCTTTTGTGAACGGCCTCCCCGACGATGTCGAACAACGTTTGGCCGAACAATACGCGCGGCTTTTCGCCTTGTTTCTGAAGCATCAAGACAAGATCACGAGAGTTACCTTCTGGGGCCTGCACGACGGACGGAGTTGGCTCAACAACTGGCCGTCGAAGCGCACCAACCACCCCTTGCTATGGGACCGGGCGCTGCAACCGAAGCCGGCACTCTCGGCTGTGCTGGCGATCAAACGCTCGAAAAAAGAGCAGAAAGCCCAAAAACCGTCGGCTGGTGAAGATGGCAAACCAGCGCCTGAAACTTGA
- a CDS encoding carbohydrate ABC transporter substrate-binding protein translates to MLELTGITWNHSRALPSLVATAQRYEELHPGVRIRWEKRSLHEFGHMPIDELARRFDLIVIDHPWAGCCFARGLVHDLAPLLSAAQRTDLEANSVGPSFESYLYESKLLAIPIDAATPTPSCRPDLLQRHSLKFPETWSELVALADAGHAVMPGFPADLFLNWSMLVAALGGEIAADPERICDPASGRGAMDLLRRLAEKMPAKIHEWNPIAIAEHMTRGDDIALCAFAYSYGNYCRPSFAARPLRYGPLPKLDDGRPLRSIVGGTGIAVSKKCPEVNRALDYALFTGSAAVQAGIYTLAGGQPSRREAWVDPSLGFVTGGFFRDSLADQEHCLVRPRYDGYVPLQEEAGVPLQQYLRGEATADRVWDEINKRYRDSWRSGHP, encoded by the coding sequence GTGCTAGAACTAACCGGCATCACCTGGAACCACAGTCGCGCCTTGCCGTCGCTGGTGGCCACCGCGCAGCGCTACGAGGAACTGCATCCGGGTGTCCGCATCCGCTGGGAGAAACGCTCGCTCCACGAATTCGGTCACATGCCGATCGACGAACTGGCGCGGAGGTTCGATCTCATTGTTATCGATCATCCGTGGGCCGGTTGTTGTTTCGCCCGCGGTCTGGTCCACGACTTGGCGCCTTTGCTTTCCGCCGCGCAGCGCACCGATCTCGAGGCCAACTCGGTGGGGCCGAGCTTCGAGAGCTACCTTTACGAAAGCAAACTTCTGGCCATTCCAATCGACGCAGCCACACCGACCCCGAGCTGCCGACCGGACTTGCTGCAGCGCCACAGCCTCAAGTTTCCGGAGACGTGGAGCGAGTTGGTGGCTCTTGCCGACGCCGGACATGCCGTCATGCCGGGCTTTCCCGCCGATCTTTTCCTCAATTGGTCGATGCTCGTCGCCGCCTTGGGCGGGGAAATAGCCGCCGATCCGGAGAGGATCTGCGACCCAGCGTCCGGTCGCGGCGCGATGGATCTGCTTCGGCGTCTCGCGGAAAAAATGCCGGCAAAAATCCACGAATGGAATCCCATCGCCATCGCCGAGCACATGACACGCGGCGATGACATTGCCCTTTGCGCTTTTGCTTACAGCTACGGGAATTATTGCCGCCCGTCGTTCGCCGCCCGGCCGCTGCGCTACGGTCCTTTGCCGAAGCTCGATGACGGGCGTCCCTTGCGCAGCATTGTCGGCGGCACGGGCATCGCGGTGTCGAAGAAATGCCCGGAGGTGAACCGCGCCCTCGATTACGCGCTTTTCACCGGCAGCGCGGCAGTGCAGGCGGGTATTTACACTCTGGCCGGCGGACAGCCCTCCCGGCGGGAAGCTTGGGTCGACCCGTCGCTTGGGTTCGTCACCGGCGGTTTCTTCCGGGACTCTCTCGCGGATCAGGAGCACTGCCTCGTCCGTCCGCGCTACGACGGCTACGTGCCCTTGCAGGAGGAGGCGGGAGTTCCTTTGCAGCAATACTTGCGCGGTGAAGCGACCGCGGATCGGGTTTGGGATGAAATCAACAAGCGCTATCGTGATAGCTGGCGGAGCGGGCATCCGTAA
- a CDS encoding Gfo/Idh/MocA family oxidoreductase, which produces MKDASPLRIGVIGAGWWATSAHIPAINAHPRARLVAVQSRSQDKADKVARDFGAAHAVTDPFALLELPGLDAVVIATTPNMHHVQAKAALERGKHVLLEKPMTFTAAEAKELCELAEAKGVQLLISCPWHFTPHGMEVREMIRRGDLGEIRMISVLMTNPIDKLLKGINTTPTHGQADVYIEPCIGSYNDPAIAGGGQIYCQISHAAAYLTFLTGLRPVEVYARFENEGSVNDIYDALTVTMENGALVTVASTGATPMSERNYEVRVYGTRGIVLLELWKGEAVFIPFEGERRVLPPIPAAGIYPERGPLDNFVDAVLGLAPNGSDGRLGFASMQVIEAAVQSSKTNLPVKVFL; this is translated from the coding sequence ATGAAAGACGCATCCCCCTTGCGAATCGGTGTGATCGGCGCCGGTTGGTGGGCCACCTCAGCCCACATCCCGGCGATCAACGCCCACCCGCGCGCCCGATTGGTCGCCGTGCAGTCGCGCTCGCAGGATAAAGCGGACAAAGTCGCGCGGGATTTTGGCGCCGCGCACGCTGTGACCGATCCGTTTGCCTTGCTTGAATTGCCCGGACTCGACGCCGTGGTCATCGCCACGACGCCCAACATGCATCATGTGCAGGCCAAGGCGGCCTTGGAACGCGGCAAGCACGTTTTGCTGGAGAAACCCATGACCTTCACCGCGGCCGAGGCGAAGGAGTTGTGCGAATTGGCCGAAGCCAAGGGCGTTCAGTTGCTCATCAGCTGCCCTTGGCACTTCACCCCGCACGGGATGGAGGTGCGCGAGATGATCCGGCGCGGGGACCTCGGCGAGATCCGCATGATTTCCGTCCTCATGACCAACCCGATCGACAAGCTTCTCAAGGGGATCAACACCACGCCCACCCACGGTCAGGCCGATGTCTATATCGAGCCGTGCATCGGTTCTTACAATGATCCGGCCATCGCCGGCGGCGGCCAGATTTATTGCCAGATTTCCCACGCGGCCGCTTATCTCACTTTTCTCACCGGTCTGCGTCCGGTGGAGGTCTATGCGCGGTTCGAGAACGAGGGCTCGGTCAACGACATCTACGACGCATTGACAGTCACGATGGAGAACGGCGCCCTTGTCACGGTGGCCAGCACGGGCGCCACACCGATGTCCGAGCGCAATTACGAAGTGCGCGTTTACGGGACCAGGGGAATCGTCCTGCTCGAGTTGTGGAAGGGCGAGGCGGTCTTCATTCCCTTCGAGGGCGAGCGCCGCGTGCTACCGCCGATTCCCGCCGCGGGGATTTACCCTGAGCGTGGACCGCTGGACAACTTCGTGGATGCGGTGCTCGGTTTGGCGCCGAACGGGTCCGACGGACGCCTCGGCTTTGCTTCAATGCAGGTCATCGAGGCCGCGGTTCAATCATCGAAGACCAACCTTCCGGTGAAAGTCTTCCTTTAA